The proteins below are encoded in one region of Neisseria bacilliformis:
- the rpsU gene encoding 30S ribosomal protein S21: MPTIKVKENEPFEVAMRRFKRAIEKTGLLTELRAREAYEKPTTERKRKKAAAAKRLQKRLRSQQLPPKLY, from the coding sequence ATGCCTACAATCAAAGTAAAAGAAAACGAACCCTTTGAAGTCGCCATGCGCCGCTTCAAACGCGCCATCGAAAAAACCGGCCTGCTCACCGAGCTGCGCGCCCGCGAAGCCTACGAAAAACCCACCACCGAGCGCAAACGCAAAAAAGCCGCCGCCGCCAAACGCCTGCAAAAACGCCTGCGCAGCCAGCAGCTGCCGCCGAAACTGTACTAA